A region of the Littorina saxatilis isolate snail1 unplaced genomic scaffold, US_GU_Lsax_2.0 scaffold_606, whole genome shotgun sequence genome:
AGAAGGTGAGCGAATCCAGGTACTGAAAACACAGCAACAAATAGACATAGATGAGAGTAGAGAGGTCAGGGACACTGTCCGCATAGACACAGTgctgaaaaatgtccaccactgCATGAATCAGATAAAGAACAAAGCCGCAAGGGAAAAAGAAATTATGGTACTTCTGACCCAAGCTAAATTTGGTGTATATGGTGCTGATACCCAAAGCATCTATACTGGTGCAGCCGCCAGGAACACGAACAGCATCAAAGCAGAGCCGTTGAACCTGGAGGAGGACTTTGTTGACCTGCTCGCCATACATCGCGAGCGTGGGATAATGATGGCGGCAATCATACCTCAGACAGAAGACGACCCCCTTGCAGTTCAAGAAGAACTAAAGAAGGCCGCTGCCTACCTGAAGCAAGCCAGAGATGTTGTGAGGCGCTCTGTCCTGGGTGACCTGGTAACACAGCCAGCCCTCCACCAGGCCATTGTACTGCCCGACACAACGAGACGCTGTCTGGAGGAGGTGCTGCTGAACATGAGCGATGTAAGTTAACTCTTGACCTACACtcgctcacacacgcaaaaacagacgaacgcaggagagaagtagagagagagagagagagagagagagagagagagagagagagagagagagagagagagagagagagagagagagagagagagagagagagagagagagagagagagagagagagagagagagagagctttgttCACCAACGTAAAGTAAGGGCCAGTTCATAGCGCTAGGCTTTTTGTCCACACACTGTATGCagtgtccgtccgtatgtccgaacaaaaaacttaacgttaAGATTATCTCGGATGATT
Encoded here:
- the LOC138954994 gene encoding uncharacterized protein, with protein sequence MASQQSGSGAIPKTSRQGPAVECAPPCSTSGSPGNQAVSPAPPLMTRSQESEDQVLKLSDHEREFLNAWFPHLESESYIIPPAHMDTVQERMAYIGEGERIQVLKTQQQIDIDESREVRDTVRIDTVLKNVHHCMNQIKNKAAREKEIMVLLTQAKFGVYGADTQSIYTGAAARNTNSIKAEPLNLEEDFVDLLAIHRERGIMMAAIIPQTEDDPLAVQEELKKAAAYLKQARDVVRRSVLGDLVTQPALHQAIVLPDTTRRCLEEVLLNMSDVS